The DNA window GCAAATGTATTGTTGAGTTTGAAGAGGATTGCTTCAACAAGAAAAACTAAACTACTACATTATAATATAGCATGATTTTTTTTCGGTGTAGTCTGCAGAATGTAGTGACCAAACTTTTCCCAAGTTGTTCCCAGCCGAATCAAAGCGGCTGCCGCCATTGCCGAGCGAGCTTTTTCTTAGATCCGGCTTCGAATGCTCGCCGCTGCAGCGGCAAACAATTTTCTCTCGAAGAAAATCAGTTGGAAAACCCATAAAGGCTGAAAAGCAGCGCTTGTGCGACTTCTTGGATGCAGTGCAGCCACAAGACAAGAAATCGACCGCAGCCGAAGTCAAGAAACGTTGCGAGAAATACGAAGAGCCGAAATACAAAATCCGAAGCCGAATACTTGGCCCGAAGACGGGGCCATCGGGAAAAGTGAACGAGTAGAAATTAcggtaaataaataaagaaagacGGCTaagagaaataaaaaaacGCGAACGGCGTCGTCATGAGCGAAAGTGAAATCTGCTAATGAATTCTTCAACGTTGAATAGTTTTCAGTCATTATGGACATCGtcgtatgtacatacacagTGCCGTTGTACgtggcgtatacttgataCTTGATGGTTACTCGACTGtgcgtgtgcatgtgtgtgtgtgccatgtAACCGGGCAGAGGCAGCCATTCCTGCATTTCAGCGATCACTTGACGGACATGCGCATCTGCAACTGTAAACGGAGATGGGAATGGTTGCACTGAGAAAACAATTTCTATGATAAGACTTTCTATCAGCTCGAAAAGCCAGAAGAATATATTCCAAAATTTCATGGGGTTTTGACATAATAAGCTTTTGGGTATTAAGTCTTTGAATATCTTTTAACAACTTCTATCTgattttctttctgtgtagaAAGAGCTGTGTGGCCCAGAGCTGCTACCTCGGTTTTGCCAGTTACGATTTTGGGCTCTGGTACGCGGTTTCAGTGGGTAAAAGTTACTAGATTCGTTATAGCAATTAACCACAAGGCTTAGAGCCGTAAATGGCCGAGCAGGCATCGATGCCGATCCGCAGCCAGATGATTGCAGTGATTATCCGATTCCGACTGCCAGTCCGACTCCCGACATGCGGGTTCATTGAAACCTGCAGTGCAGTTTTCTATAATTCGCCACTCCGGCCACCGTTATGGCCAGAGGTCTTTATCGATGGAGTGCGGCTTAAACTTGAAATGCATTTGGCAGGTGGAAAGTGGCCGCCAGCCAGATCAATGCCCCTCGATTTATCTCCTTATTTTCGCAGGCCTAACTATCTGTAATTCTTGCCCGAAAACATCAAGCGCACTGTAATTGATTTGCATGGTTTCCTCTCTTTATTTGCAGGGGAGGCGGAAAAAGTCAAATCATTGATCAGATTGCGGGCGGAACTGTCGCCTTTGTTCACAGGCAAGCGAAATGCCTCCAAATATGCCTGGGCGTAAGTAATCAGCAATGCCATTGCATAACTCCTATTTAATCTTGACCCTTACTCCTCAGCGTGGTGGAACGGGAGCTCAATgtgccgctgccgctgtcgaAGATCATCAAGAAGTGGAACAATCTGCTGCAGGAGTACAAGGCCATCAAGATGTCCGAGGAGCCCAAGCGACGCGAATGGCCCTTCTTCACACTGATGGACGTGTACTTCAGCGACCAGGTGAACGATCCCTCACTGCGTCTCTTCTCGTCCACAAAGACGCTCAGGGAGACCCTGGATGACAGCGTCTTCGAGGATGATCCAATTATCGCCTCGGCCATTGCGGCCGCCACCAGTGGCGCCTACATGGACATTGATGAGCTCATCCGGCGGCAGAAGGAGCGTGCTGCTCTGGCCGCCGAGCGAAAGTTGGCTGCCGCTGCCAGCGGAGTCACTGGTGACTACAAATTCGATCTGAAGCCCATGCTATCGAACAGCAAGttcaacagcaacagcgagATGGCCAAGCTGTCCAAGAGCGTCGACGACCTCTCCATGCAGCAGTACAAGATCAAGCAAGAGATTATGCGCCAGCGGGAACATGAGCAGCAGGAGAACATGGTCAAGATCAAGCAGCACGcacgccagcagcagcaacaacaccaccaggcacagcagcagcagcagcagcagcagcgattcCTGGGCCACCAGCAGACCCTGTCGCCGCATCCACACCGGCTGTCGTCCTCGTCGACGCCACCAGCTTTGCAGCACgccctgcagcagcagcagcagcacatgctgcagcagcaccagctacagcaacagctgcagcatcagcagcagcaacaacatcaacagcaattgcagcagcagcagcaacaacaccacCAACTCGCTCATCCCCACCAGCCGCACACACCGCGCCCCAGTACGCCACCCACCACGGCGCAGCAGATCCACATCACGGCCACCCAGCACCAGgccgcccagcagcagctccaccagcagcagcaccagccgTCGCACAAGCAGCAGCAATCCTACGCCGATCCCAACACCATCGACCAGTACCTGCTGTCGTGGAACAACTTCCATGGCAACATGTGCCGCGGCTTCCACTCCCTGCAGAAGGATGAGAAGATGGTGGACGTTACCATCGCAGCCGGCGGCAAGATATTCAAGGCACACAAACTGGTAAACTAGCGGCTCAACGCCAGGAACTCCCGTACTCATGCATCGCACCCTCTTTTCGTTTGGTCCTTTTCGTTGCAGGTCCTTTCCGTTTGCAGTCCCTACTTCCAGCAGATCTTCCTGGAGAACCCATCGAGTCACCCCATCCTGCTGATGGCCGACGTGGAGGCCAGTCACATGGCCGGTCTGCTCGACTTTATGTACAGTGGCCAGGTGAATGTCAAGTACGAGGATCTGCCCGTTTTCCTGAAGGTCGCCGAGGCCATGAAAATCAAGGGGCTGCACACAGAGGTGGGTTTACTATAGGCTAAGCAACTAAAATACCAGAATACAAAGCAATTTTTCTGCTGAAACTGAAAGCTGAAGTTTATTTCGAATATTTCTCTAAGTGCAAAAACCTTTCACTTTCACTTGCAGAAGAACCTGGACAGCGATACCAGCGACATAAGTTCGCCGCATGAAAGCGACGCCACCGAGTGCCGTTACGAGCGTGGAACGCACAGCGTGAACATCACCAGCGGCCATGCCGCCGGCTATGGAGGAGTACCGTCGTCGCAGCAGTCCTCGCCGTCGCCTTCGCTCAATGGACCCAACCGCTGCCCCACGCCCCTTTCCAGCGGAGGTTCAGGCAATCCCAATTACACCGGCTTCCGGGAGCACATCAAGTCGAAGGCCACGCTGGCCGAGACCTTCATGAAGAATCTCAATaggaacaacaataacaacagcagcagcaacaactacaaccACTTGGGCGGCAGCAATGGCAGTCTCAACCTGACGGAGGCGGAGAGCAACTCCTTTGCCATCCTGCAGGCGAACAGCAAGAAGATGCTGGACTCGGCCCGCAAGCAGCACAAGTATCTGGCCAAGCGAAAGATCCTGATGCACTACAACACGGAGCTGGGTGGCGAGAAGCGGCTGAAGGAGATGGAGCGGGAACGCTATCCGAGTGCCGAGCAGCATGACGACGCCTTGAACAACAACCACAGCCACGCCCAGGACAACATTATGGAGCCCATTATTACGACCATTGTGCCACAGACGCCGCCACCATCCacgcacaacaacaacaacttcaAGATCCGCCTGGTGGAGAGCCATCACCtgaccaacaacaacaaccagaaccagaaccagaaccagagcagcaacagcaacaacagcagcagcagtccggaatccaacaactgcaacaacgaTGAGGAGGCACTGAATCTGGTCCAGATACCCAATGCCAACGGGAGCAGGAACAGAGAGGCCACGCCTACATGTGCGACTCCTACGCCCGACATTCAGCTGATCAAGCGGGAAGTGGAGACGGAACTGCCGCCGGCGGAGAACCTAAGTAACAACAATGGACACGTCGACGAGATGGCTGGAGCAGGATATGATCGCAAGTATgatgacaacaacaacaacagcggatTGGACATGGAAACGGActcgaacaacaacaacagcaagccgggaggcgacaacaacaatggtCTAGCATTGGCGCTGGGCAAGCACAAGCTGCTGAGCGCGATCAATAGGAGCATGGATCAGAATCACCCAGATCATGAACATCACGATCGGAATGCCGATCACGGCGGGAACAACTGCAACAgcgacgacaacaacaacaatcacaGCCAGCACCTGGACCTGAGCACCATCAAAAACATAGCCACGGCGGAGATCCTGTGCGGACTGAAGAGCAAGGTGCTCaagctggaggaggagcagcgcgAGCGGGAGCGCGAAAGGGAGCGGGAACGGGAAGCCTGTCGCAGTCTAAGCGAGATCAAGAATGCGGAGTGATCCCCCCCCCCATCGATCGTCGGTGGGTGGAACCCACACTGCCCAGACAATTATGCATTTGATTACACACAGCATGGAGCGGAATCAGCCGAATCTATGTTTGCTAATTATAGTTATTTATTATACCACTTAATATCGTTAATGTAATTGTAATGACCTGACCCCACATGAACATTGGTTAGTTTGGTAGGCCTAGCATTCGCCCAGCACACCATTTAGAATCCCTAGCAGCTAAGACTCACGAATCATTAACGTATCGTATCGTATCAGATCAGCTGATCACCGATCGGTTTACAAACTTAATTTTAGCACTTTGGAAATTGGCCCTGTTGCAATACGAGTTAAGCCCATGTTAAACATATTGATATCGTTTAATAATGTATGTGTAGAGCAGTATGTTGTAGATTAATACGCCCCCCCCAGTCGCACTTTCGACTTCGATTTTCAGCTCTTACATTatttatacacacacatatcgTACTACGAATGTATCTCAACACCAATCACGCATGCATATGAACACCccccatacatacatattgccCCATATACCGACGAGTATAGTAACGACATCGGCCCCGACCATATTTAACCATGTAAAACTGGAACGGGCCGTCATCTGCAAAGGATCAAAAAGAAAGGAACAATATATGTATCTCGTTTTTAGTTTTAACTTGCCAGACCTTTTCAATGAGCACTCAGATAACTCGGTTACATGCGATCGTATTCAGTTCGGCGCTCAACTTTCACCCAGAAGTGGTTCCGGATCTTGTTAATTGTTGTACATGCCCATGTGCCTGGAACCCAGCCCCAAGTCCCCAAAATGAATTAAAGGCACGACTCTTGGGTCCACGAGCCCCTCTCTCAACTGCAGATCAACCAGAATTAGCAATGCACAGTGTAACTCGTACAATATTTATTCAGCTCCTTtacattaaaaacaaaacttgtGTAATGTTTTCGCTGttgaacatttttttattgtaaatgAATTAATGAATGAATAAAGAACCCAACACATTCAAAATTGTGATTTGCGTTGAAATTTCGATTGAAAGATAGCAAAAGTAAGTTAATTGTGTAACAATCTAAATCTATaagtaaataatatttaatcttTAACTATCACGgtatttaattaacaaataataacaaatcaTCTGATCCTCGCTACGTTTGAAAGTTCAAGGACCCGAAGTGCTTAGATACACTGACAAAAATGCGCTTCGATGTGTACCTTAGACTCTCCTGTACCTCTCTCACCAACACACGGGCAGCAGACAAACTCTCTCCTCCcactttctctctctctctctgtctctggCTGACATCCCTTAGTCGACTCAGCGAGAGTCAGTGAAAGAGCATTCGCCGGAGAGAGTGGTTCAATGCGCTCACTGCGTCGGCGCAGAGTCGTGGAAAGTGAAAAGGAAGGAGCAAGGACGAAATACATTTTGTGTATTTTCGGCGGTCGGCGGTTGGGGGCGCGCCGTTTTTTGCCCTTTTTTCGTTGTTGTAATTGAAAACTATACCGCGACACGAAGGCGGCCCGAGGTCCTGCCCAAATCTCGCACTCACTCCGGCGCAGTCGGGCGCACTCGggcgcacgcacacacacacacgcacgccgGCACGAAGGACGAGAAAGGACGAAGCCGAAAAGGAAACGAGCACCGCCGCCGCGGCAGTTCTCTGTTCTCCGCTCTGTGTGTGGTTGTAAAAAGGCGAAAACGTCACGGGAAAAACCGGTTAATAAATTATTGCTAATCGTAATGTTAAAAtgcacaaaaaatatataaataaatgcgtATACCATTAAATCAAACTAAATACACGGCCCCGGAAAATTGTGCATAGAAAAATGTCATTAGAAGCGCCCAATAGCAGTGAAAATTCCAAGTGAAAAGCCAAGCGGTGAAAATTTCCAACGGAACAACGTACGCTAGCTGGCGTTCCTTTTTTTTCCCTACATAGTCCATTGTTTTGCGGCCATTTAGAAACTGCGCAAAAGGCACAGGATGCGTGGAGCGGATGTGAAAAGTTGATACACTTCCAAGCCACATGCGATACGCTTGTGTCCGCAGGATACGGAGTACAGCAGTAGCCGGAACCTATCAGGATGCCAGGATTAAGGTGTCCAGAGGAGCACCCTGACAGGCCGACAGGCCTGATCGAATCCCTCAACTAAAAGCGCTTTAAGTATATCTCGCCCTTGGGCGGTACTCCCAAAAAAATCGTATTCCAAGTCAGCAAGGATATATGCTCCTGAAGGTGGAGACTGCAAAAGTGGCTGCGTCGGCGGCCGTCGCCCTGAAACAGGAACAAAGCCGAAGGATCAAGGAGCGGGAGTGGctgaacaacaacaatcagCCCTGGCCATAAATGAATTTTACGTATTTCGGTATACACACTACAAACGCCGACTAGCGCCAGGACCAAAGCCCCAGGACGATGGGTTCGAGTTTGAGTTCCATTTCgaggatgacgatgatgatgattatgaGGAAAAGCCagagggaaatggaaatggagaaGGAATAGGAATAGAAATAGGCAAAACCAGcggcaaaggcaaagccaaGGGTGGGTGGCTCCAGACCAAGTCCGTCTGTGATTGTACGAGTAgtaatacacacacatacacagcaGATGTCGTATAGAGAAAGAGTGCCA is part of the Drosophila sechellia strain sech25 chromosome 3R, ASM438219v1, whole genome shotgun sequence genome and encodes:
- the LOC6606250 gene encoding probable serine/threonine-protein kinase tsuA codes for the protein MAANEIMTPTVNANCQYSTRYCWEAEKVKSLIRLRAELSPLFTGKRNASKYAWAVVERELNVPLPLSKIIKKWNNLLQEYKAIKMSEEPKRREWPFFTLMDVYFSDQVNDPSLRLFSSTKTLRETLDDSVFEDDPIIASAIAAATSGAYMDIDELIRRQKERAALAAERKLAAAASGVTGDYKFDLKPMLSNSKFNSNSEMAKLSKSVDDLSMQQYKIKQEIMRQREHEQQENMVKIKQHARQQQQQHHQAQQQQQQQQRFLGHQQTLSPHPHRLSSSSTPPALQHALQQQQQHMLQQHQLQQQLQHQQQQQHQQQLQQQQQQHHQLAHPHQPHTPRPSTPPTTAQQIHITATQHQAAQQQLHQQQHQPSHKQQQSYADPNTIDQYLLSWNNFHGNMCRGFHSLQKDEKMVDVTIAAGGKIFKAHKLVLSVCSPYFQQIFLENPSSHPILLMADVEASHMAGLLDFMYSGQVNVKYEDLPVFLKVAEAMKIKGLHTEKNLDSDTSDISSPHESDATECRYERGTHSVNITSGHAAGYGGVPSSQQSSPSPSLNGPNRCPTPLSSGGSGNPNYTGFREHIKSKATLAETFMKNLNRNNNNNSSSNNYNHLGGSNGSLNLTEAESNSFAILQANSKKMLDSARKQHKYLAKRKILMHYNTELGGEKRLKEMERERYPSAEQHDDALNNNHSHAQDNIMEPIITTIVPQTPPPSTHNNNNFKIRLVESHHLTNNNNQNQNQNQSSNSNNSSSSPESNNCNNDEEALNLVQIPNANGSRNREATPTCATPTPDIQLIKREVETELPPAENLSNNNGHVDEMAGAGYDRKYDDNNNNSGLDMETDSNNNNSKPGGDNNNGLALALGKHKLLSAINRSMDQNHPDHEHHDRNADHGGNNCNSDDNNNNHSQHLDLSTIKNIATAEILCGLKSKVLKLEEEQREREREREREREACRSLSEIKNAE